The Amycolatopsis sp. DG1A-15b genome window below encodes:
- the ffh gene encoding signal recognition particle protein — MFDTLSDRLTAALQTLTRKGKLSDADIDATAREIRIALLEADVALGVVKTFIAKIKERAKGAEVSQALNPAQQVIKIVNEELVGILGGETRRLNLAKTPPTVIMLAGLQGAGKTTLAGKLALWLKKQGHAPMLVACDLQRPNAVTQLQVVGERAGVVTFAPEPGNGVGDPVDVARRAIAEAKHAQHDVVVVDTAGRLGVDEELMKQAADIRDAVEPDEVLFVVDAMIGQDAVTTAQAFQDGVGFSGVVLTKLDGDARGGAALSVREVTGQPILFASNGEKLEDFDTFHPDRMASRILGMGDVLTLIEQAEQAFDQKQAEKTAEKLSSGQLTLEDFLEQMLAVRKMGPIGNLLGMLPGAGQMKDQLAQVDDKHLDKLQAIIRGMTPAEREDPKMINGSRRLRIANGSGVTVREVNDLVNRFFEARKMMAQMAGRFGFGGGGGSSKRKGKKGKKGGRGPTQPKVRGGFPGGMPMLPPGGQMPGGMPDLSQLGGMNDVPGFDPTKFKLPKNPKDN, encoded by the coding sequence GTGTTCGACACCCTGTCCGATCGGCTCACCGCCGCCCTGCAGACGCTCACGCGCAAGGGCAAGCTGTCCGACGCCGACATCGACGCCACCGCGCGCGAGATCCGCATCGCGCTGCTGGAGGCCGACGTCGCCCTCGGCGTGGTCAAGACCTTCATCGCGAAGATCAAGGAGCGGGCGAAGGGCGCCGAGGTCTCGCAGGCGCTCAACCCCGCGCAGCAGGTCATCAAGATCGTCAACGAGGAGCTCGTCGGGATCCTCGGCGGCGAGACGCGCCGGCTCAACCTGGCCAAGACCCCGCCGACCGTGATCATGCTGGCCGGCCTGCAAGGTGCCGGTAAGACGACGCTCGCCGGCAAGCTCGCGCTGTGGCTGAAGAAGCAGGGCCACGCGCCGATGCTGGTCGCCTGTGACCTCCAGCGCCCGAACGCCGTCACGCAGCTGCAGGTCGTCGGCGAGCGTGCCGGCGTCGTCACCTTCGCGCCCGAGCCCGGCAACGGCGTCGGCGATCCGGTCGACGTCGCCCGCCGCGCCATCGCCGAGGCGAAGCACGCGCAGCACGACGTCGTCGTGGTCGACACCGCGGGCCGCCTGGGTGTCGACGAAGAGCTGATGAAGCAGGCCGCGGACATCCGCGACGCGGTCGAGCCGGACGAGGTCCTGTTCGTCGTCGACGCGATGATCGGCCAGGACGCCGTGACCACGGCCCAGGCGTTCCAGGACGGCGTCGGCTTCAGCGGTGTCGTGCTCACCAAGCTCGACGGCGACGCCCGCGGTGGTGCCGCGCTGAGCGTCCGCGAGGTCACCGGCCAGCCGATCCTCTTCGCCTCCAACGGCGAGAAGCTCGAAGACTTCGACACCTTCCACCCGGACCGGATGGCGTCGCGGATCCTCGGCATGGGTGACGTGCTCACCCTGATCGAGCAGGCCGAGCAGGCCTTCGACCAGAAGCAGGCGGAAAAGACCGCCGAGAAGCTCTCCAGCGGCCAGCTCACCCTGGAGGACTTCCTCGAGCAGATGCTCGCGGTCCGCAAGATGGGCCCGATCGGCAACCTGCTCGGCATGCTCCCGGGCGCCGGCCAGATGAAGGACCAGCTCGCCCAGGTCGACGACAAGCACCTCGACAAGCTGCAGGCGATCATCCGCGGCATGACCCCGGCCGAGCGCGAAGATCCGAAGATGATCAACGGGTCGCGGCGGCTGCGCATCGCCAACGGCTCCGGCGTCACCGTCCGCGAGGTCAACGACCTGGTCAACCGGTTCTTCGAGGCCCGCAAGATGATGGCCCAGATGGCCGGCCGGTTCGGCTTCGGTGGCGGGGGCGGCAGCTCCAAGCGCAAGGGCAAGAAGGGCAAGAAGGGCGGGCGCGGCCCGACCCAGCCCAAGGTCCGCGGCGGCTTCCCCGGCGGCATGCCGATGCTGCCCCCGGGCGGGCAGATGCCGGGCGGCATGCCCGACCTCTCCCAGCTGGGTGGCATGAACGACGTCCCGGGCTTCGACCCGACGAAGTTCAAGCTGCCGAAGAACCCCAAGGACAATTGA
- a CDS encoding amidohydrolase family protein → MEKTLHAAGVILPGGEPGELWITGGRISFEPVPDAESLGRDVFLVPGLVDAHCHPGIGVGGAVSLAEAAEQAITDRNAGTLLIRDCGLPIDVRPLQRRADLPTIIRAGRHLALTKRYIPGLGIELDDPAQLPEAVAEQARDGDGWVKLVGDWIDRGVGDLAPLWPDDVLAEAVKVAHDHGARVTAHVFGEAALPGLIASGIDCLEHGTGLSADQLAELARHDVALVPTLINIENFPGIADKAGKYPAYAAHMRALHAGVGEMVASAIEAGVRVFAGSDAGGMVEHGRLVDEIEALHRAGMTREQALASASWAARDWLGHPGLDDGAPADLLVYPSDPREDLGVLRHPSHVVLGGVVYA, encoded by the coding sequence TTGGAGAAAACGCTGCACGCCGCCGGGGTGATCCTGCCCGGCGGCGAGCCGGGGGAGCTGTGGATCACCGGCGGCCGGATCTCGTTCGAGCCGGTGCCGGACGCCGAGAGCCTCGGCCGGGACGTCTTCCTCGTGCCCGGCCTGGTCGACGCGCACTGCCACCCCGGCATCGGCGTCGGCGGCGCCGTGTCGCTGGCGGAAGCGGCCGAGCAGGCGATCACCGACCGGAACGCCGGGACGCTGCTCATCCGCGACTGCGGCCTGCCGATCGACGTCCGGCCGCTGCAGCGGCGGGCGGACCTGCCGACGATCATCCGCGCCGGGCGGCACCTCGCCCTCACCAAGCGGTACATCCCCGGCCTCGGCATCGAGCTGGACGACCCCGCACAGCTGCCGGAGGCCGTCGCCGAGCAGGCCCGCGACGGCGACGGCTGGGTCAAGCTCGTCGGCGACTGGATCGACCGCGGCGTGGGCGACCTGGCGCCGCTGTGGCCGGACGACGTCCTGGCCGAAGCCGTCAAAGTGGCGCACGACCACGGCGCCCGCGTCACCGCGCACGTGTTCGGCGAAGCGGCCTTGCCGGGGCTGATCGCGTCCGGCATCGACTGCCTCGAACACGGCACCGGCCTGAGCGCCGATCAGCTGGCCGAGCTGGCGCGCCACGACGTCGCGCTGGTCCCGACGCTGATCAACATCGAGAACTTCCCGGGCATCGCCGACAAGGCGGGCAAGTACCCGGCCTACGCGGCGCACATGAGGGCGTTGCACGCCGGCGTCGGCGAGATGGTCGCTTCGGCCATCGAAGCCGGCGTACGCGTCTTCGCGGGCAGCGACGCCGGGGGCATGGTCGAGCACGGCAGGCTCGTCGACGAGATCGAGGCGCTCCACCGGGCGGGCATGACCCGCGAGCAGGCGCTCGCGAGCGCGTCCTGGGCCGCCCGCGACTGGCTCGGCCACCCCGGCCTCGACGACGGCGCGCCCGCCGACCTGCTCGTGTACCCGAGCGATCCGCGCGAGGACCTGGGCGTCCTCCGGCATCCTTCGCACGTCGTGCTCGGCGGCGTCGTGTACGCCTAG
- the rplS gene encoding 50S ribosomal protein L19 yields MNTLDALDKQSLRSDIPDFRPGDTLKVHVRVIEGNRERNQVFQGVVIRRQGGGIRETFTVRKVSFGVGVERTFPVHSPNIAEVEVHKRGDVRRAKLYYLRDLRGKKAKIKERRENRETASAK; encoded by the coding sequence ATGAACACCCTGGACGCGCTGGACAAGCAGTCGCTGCGTTCCGACATCCCGGACTTCCGCCCGGGCGACACGCTCAAGGTGCACGTCCGCGTCATCGAGGGCAATCGCGAGCGCAACCAGGTCTTCCAGGGCGTCGTGATCCGCCGTCAGGGCGGCGGCATCCGGGAGACCTTCACCGTTCGCAAGGTCTCCTTCGGCGTCGGCGTGGAGCGCACCTTCCCGGTGCACTCGCCGAACATCGCCGAGGTCGAGGTCCACAAGCGCGGTGACGTGCGGCGCGCGAAGCTGTACTACCTGCGCGACCTGCGCGGCAAGAAGGCCAAGATCAAGGAGCGCCGCGAGAACCGCGAGACGGCCTCGGCCAAGTAA
- the rpsP gene encoding 30S ribosomal protein S16, producing MAVKIKLQRLGKIRAPYYRIIVADARNRRDGKAIETIGKYHPKEEPSLIEVASERAQYWLGVGAQPTEPVQRLLEITGDWQKFKGLPGAEGTLKVAEPKPSKQDLFNAALAAAGEEPSTEATTPKKKSAPKKAEAEKAEAAEGEKSE from the coding sequence GTGGCCGTCAAGATCAAGCTGCAGCGCCTCGGCAAGATCCGTGCGCCGTACTACCGCATCATCGTCGCCGACGCGCGCAACCGCCGGGACGGCAAGGCCATCGAGACGATCGGCAAGTACCACCCGAAGGAAGAGCCGAGCCTGATCGAGGTCGCCTCCGAGCGCGCCCAGTACTGGCTGGGTGTCGGCGCGCAGCCGACCGAGCCGGTCCAGCGCCTGCTGGAGATCACCGGTGACTGGCAGAAGTTCAAGGGCCTGCCGGGCGCCGAGGGCACCCTGAAGGTGGCCGAGCCGAAGCCGTCCAAGCAGGACCTGTTCAACGCGGCGCTGGCCGCGGCCGGCGAGGAGCCCTCCACCGAGGCCACCACGCCGAAGAAGAAGTCCGCCCCGAAGAAGGCCGAGGCCGAGAAGGCGGAGGCCGCTGAGGGCGAGAAGTCCGAGTGA
- a CDS encoding ABC transporter ATP-binding protein — protein sequence MTAVPVLSEPATDADAPVPLRRIAGLFRPHRGPLGALFALIVVQAGLGVVSPFLLREILDDALPHRDTLLISLLAAGMIVCAVGSGSLGVATTGLSNTIGQRVMNELRVSVYGHLQRMSLGFFTRTKSGEVLSRVFNDIGGVDNVITTTAGSMVQNATTTIAITVALVLLDWQLAALSLVVVPLFLLFTLRLGKKRRNLARGRTRRMARLTTMVEESLSVSGVLLAKTMGNERAMRERFGAESREIASLERAAALAGRWQTASRAMSLTVIPALVYWIAGLALAGGASPISLGTVVAFTSMLNRLVAPASAMQTIGQNVATSKALFGRIFEVLDLPVEIADKPGARELEVRRGDVSMRGVSFRYDASDTAGPPTLHEIDLDVPAGTTTALVGSTGSGKTTLAYLVARLYEVSSGSVTIDGTDIRDVTLASLAAGVGLVSQETYLFHDTVRENLRFAKPDATDDEIERAAKAAHIHDTLAGLSEGYDTVVGQRGYRFSGGEKQRMAIARIMLRSPPVLILDEATSALDNRTERSVQAELDRLAAGRTTLMIAHRLSTVEHADQIVVLHEGRIVERGTHEELLARDGRYARLVRGTT from the coding sequence ATGACCGCCGTCCCCGTCCTGAGCGAACCGGCCACCGACGCCGACGCACCCGTGCCGCTGCGGCGGATCGCCGGGCTGTTCCGCCCGCACCGCGGGCCGCTCGGCGCGCTGTTCGCGCTGATCGTCGTGCAGGCCGGCCTCGGGGTCGTCTCGCCGTTCCTGCTGCGCGAGATCCTCGACGACGCCCTGCCGCACCGCGACACCCTGCTGATCAGCCTGCTGGCGGCCGGGATGATCGTCTGCGCGGTCGGCAGCGGCTCCCTCGGCGTCGCGACCACGGGGCTGTCCAACACCATCGGGCAACGGGTCATGAACGAGCTGCGCGTCTCGGTCTACGGCCACCTGCAGCGGATGTCGCTCGGCTTCTTCACTCGGACGAAGAGCGGCGAAGTGCTCTCGCGGGTGTTCAACGACATCGGCGGGGTCGACAACGTGATCACCACGACCGCCGGGTCGATGGTGCAGAACGCGACCACGACGATCGCCATCACGGTGGCCCTGGTCCTGCTCGACTGGCAGCTCGCGGCGCTCTCCCTGGTCGTCGTGCCGCTGTTCCTGCTGTTCACCCTCCGGCTGGGGAAGAAGCGGCGGAACCTGGCCCGCGGCCGGACCCGCCGGATGGCCCGGCTGACGACGATGGTCGAGGAGTCCCTGTCGGTCTCCGGGGTGCTGCTCGCCAAGACGATGGGCAACGAGCGGGCGATGCGCGAGCGCTTCGGGGCGGAGTCGCGGGAGATCGCGTCGCTCGAGCGGGCCGCCGCGCTGGCCGGCCGCTGGCAGACGGCGTCGCGGGCGATGAGCCTCACCGTGATCCCGGCGCTGGTCTACTGGATCGCCGGGCTGGCGCTGGCGGGTGGTGCGTCGCCGATCTCGCTCGGCACCGTCGTGGCGTTCACCAGCATGCTCAACCGGCTGGTCGCGCCGGCGAGCGCGATGCAGACGATCGGGCAGAACGTCGCGACGTCGAAGGCGCTGTTCGGCCGCATCTTCGAGGTCCTGGACCTGCCGGTGGAGATCGCGGACAAGCCGGGGGCGCGCGAGCTGGAGGTGCGCCGCGGTGACGTCTCGATGCGCGGCGTCTCCTTCCGCTACGACGCATCGGACACGGCCGGCCCGCCGACCCTGCACGAGATCGACCTCGACGTGCCGGCCGGGACCACGACGGCCCTGGTCGGCTCGACCGGCTCGGGCAAGACGACACTCGCCTACCTGGTCGCCCGGCTGTACGAGGTGAGCAGTGGTTCGGTGACGATCGACGGCACCGACATCCGGGACGTCACGCTGGCTTCCCTCGCGGCCGGCGTCGGGCTGGTGTCGCAGGAGACCTACCTCTTCCACGACACCGTGCGGGAGAACCTGCGCTTCGCCAAGCCGGACGCGACGGACGACGAGATCGAGCGGGCGGCCAAGGCCGCGCACATCCACGACACCCTGGCCGGGCTGTCGGAAGGGTACGACACGGTCGTCGGCCAGCGGGGCTACCGGTTCTCCGGTGGGGAAAAGCAGCGGATGGCGATCGCCCGGATCATGCTGCGCAGCCCACCCGTGCTCATCCTCGACGAGGCGACCAGCGCGCTCGACAACCGCACCGAACGCTCGGTGCAGGCCGAGCTCGACCGGCTCGCCGCGGGCCGCACGACGCTGATGATCGCGCACCGGCTGTCCACTGTGGAGCACGCGGACCAGATCGTGGTACTGCACGAGGGCCGGATCGTGGAACGGGGGACGCATGAGGAGCTGCTGGCGCGCGATGGGCGTTATGCCCGGCTGGTGCGGGGAACCACCTAA
- a CDS encoding type II CAAX endopeptidase family protein, with protein sequence MTTSQPRDPAPDATPFPEPEEPAATAFLPPSPRHRWGFGAFLLVEGVLLASAAFVSVLVGDTGPGPLPMRVVLLGTMLPTMIAAGVAVLITFVRGNGPVSDLRLEWRWADVKTGFRYGCVGLVFTTLAAYLWTRLVGDANATSAISSLVEDRRMSVSAALVMFVYLWLLGPICEEIIYRGLLWGAAEQLQWRSERWGRVAAFLLSTAVFAASHLEPLRTTLLLVIAVPIGLVRLVTGRLPGSIVAHQVNNFLPALTILLGALGVASF encoded by the coding sequence GTGACCACTTCCCAGCCCCGGGACCCGGCTCCCGACGCGACACCGTTCCCCGAACCCGAGGAGCCCGCCGCGACCGCCTTCCTGCCGCCCTCGCCGCGGCACCGGTGGGGTTTCGGGGCGTTCCTGCTCGTCGAGGGCGTGCTGCTGGCGTCCGCGGCCTTCGTGTCCGTCCTCGTCGGCGACACCGGCCCCGGCCCGCTGCCGATGCGCGTCGTGCTGCTCGGCACCATGCTGCCGACGATGATCGCGGCCGGCGTCGCGGTGCTGATCACCTTCGTCCGCGGCAACGGCCCCGTGTCCGACCTGCGGCTCGAGTGGCGCTGGGCCGACGTGAAGACCGGGTTCCGGTACGGCTGCGTCGGGCTCGTCTTCACCACCCTCGCCGCCTACCTGTGGACGCGGCTGGTCGGCGACGCGAACGCCACGTCGGCGATCAGCTCGCTGGTCGAGGACCGCCGGATGTCGGTTTCCGCGGCCCTGGTGATGTTCGTCTACCTCTGGCTGCTCGGCCCGATCTGCGAGGAGATCATCTACCGCGGCCTGCTCTGGGGTGCCGCGGAACAGCTGCAGTGGCGCAGCGAGCGCTGGGGCCGCGTGGCGGCGTTCCTGCTGTCCACGGCGGTGTTCGCGGCCAGCCACCTCGAGCCACTCCGAACGACGTTGCTGCTGGTCATCGCGGTGCCGATCGGCTTGGTGCGGTTGGTCACCGGCCGCCTGCCGGGTAGCATCGTCGCGCACCAGGTGAACAACTTCCTGCCGGCGCTGACCATCCTGCTCGGGGCGCTCGGGGTGGCCTCTTTCTAG
- a CDS encoding MarR family transcriptional regulator: MHTEPARPLEETAARITAEAELADLSRRVREGVGRLNWRMRAEADRTSPGPALLAVLSRLYRAGTQTPTELAEAERLQPQSLTRILAALTIRGLIEREPDPDDGRRSRISINANGLAVLREYSAQRERWLAGALESTLSPTERQLLRLAADLLIRVADA; encoded by the coding sequence ATGCACACCGAACCGGCCCGGCCCCTGGAGGAGACCGCCGCGCGGATCACCGCGGAGGCGGAGCTCGCCGACCTGTCCCGACGGGTGCGCGAAGGCGTCGGACGGCTGAACTGGCGGATGCGCGCCGAGGCGGACCGGACCAGCCCGGGGCCGGCGTTGCTCGCGGTGCTGAGCCGGCTCTACCGGGCAGGCACGCAGACGCCGACCGAGCTGGCCGAGGCGGAACGGCTGCAACCGCAGTCGCTCACCCGGATCCTGGCGGCGCTCACCATCCGGGGGCTGATCGAGCGCGAGCCGGATCCCGACGACGGGCGCCGCTCGCGGATCAGCATCAACGCGAACGGGCTGGCCGTGCTGCGCGAGTACAGCGCCCAACGCGAACGCTGGCTGGCCGGGGCGCTCGAATCGACGTTGTCGCCGACCGAGCGTCAGCTGCTCAGGCTGGCCGCCGACCTGCTGATCCGGGTCGCGGACGCCTGA
- a CDS encoding type II CAAX endopeptidase family protein — protein sequence MTDDDGARRVLGAHWCFVAFFAGIAGYYLANLIIAAAVNRNVGEFDPLELHDIGPLLLLAFVPNLLLGLGPAAGSWRWGQGLRTDFGLVPTWRDVRIGLACGVLALVVGYLLNLMLIAVYGADDVSDSPLTDLADTFDGDTVWLVLAAVIVIAGAPITEELLVRGTLWNALSVHRVPPWAVLVLTSLVFAQLHGEPTRTIALFGQGIAMGLARYLSGRVSAGVIAHAANNLPPAVLLFVAH from the coding sequence GTGACGGACGACGACGGCGCACGGCGCGTGCTCGGGGCGCATTGGTGTTTCGTGGCGTTCTTCGCGGGCATCGCCGGCTACTACCTGGCCAACCTGATCATCGCCGCGGCGGTCAACCGCAACGTCGGCGAGTTCGACCCCCTCGAGCTGCACGACATCGGCCCGCTCCTGCTGTTGGCGTTCGTGCCCAACCTGCTGCTCGGCCTCGGCCCGGCCGCCGGCTCGTGGCGGTGGGGGCAGGGCCTGCGCACCGACTTCGGTCTCGTGCCGACCTGGCGCGACGTCCGGATCGGCCTCGCCTGCGGGGTGCTCGCGCTGGTCGTCGGCTACCTGCTCAACCTGATGCTGATCGCGGTCTACGGCGCCGACGACGTCTCCGACAGCCCGCTGACCGACCTCGCCGACACCTTCGACGGCGACACGGTGTGGCTGGTGCTCGCGGCGGTGATCGTCATCGCCGGCGCGCCGATCACCGAGGAACTGCTGGTCCGCGGCACGCTCTGGAACGCGCTGTCGGTCCACCGGGTCCCGCCGTGGGCGGTGCTCGTGCTCACCTCGCTCGTGTTCGCCCAGCTGCACGGCGAGCCGACCCGCACCATCGCGCTGTTCGGCCAGGGCATCGCGATGGGGCTGGCCCGGTACCTCTCGGGCCGGGTGAGCGCCGGGGTGATCGCCCACGCGGCCAACAACCTGCCGCCCGCGGTGCTGCTGTTCGTCGCGCACTGA
- the trmD gene encoding tRNA (guanosine(37)-N1)-methyltransferase TrmD — protein sequence MRIDVVTIFPEYLDPLRAALLGRAIDRGLIEVGVHDLRDWTHDVHRAVDDAPYGGGPGMVMKPQIWGPALDDVCGPETRLVVPTPAGRPFTQELAHAYAAEQHLVFACGRYEGIDQRVVDDAARRMPVDEVSIGDYVLVGGEAAVLVIVEAVVRLLPGVLGNARSAAEDSFSDGLLEGPSYTRPEVWRDLAVPDVLRSGNHALIDRWRRDQALERTARRRPDLLAALPEGSLDKHDRGVLEGLDPERAKGPVT from the coding sequence GTGCGCATCGACGTCGTCACGATCTTCCCCGAGTACCTCGACCCGCTGCGCGCCGCGCTGCTGGGCCGGGCGATCGACCGCGGCCTCATCGAGGTCGGTGTGCACGACCTGCGCGACTGGACGCACGACGTGCACCGCGCGGTCGACGACGCACCCTACGGCGGCGGCCCCGGCATGGTCATGAAGCCGCAGATCTGGGGCCCGGCGCTGGACGACGTCTGCGGTCCTGAGACGCGGCTCGTCGTCCCGACGCCCGCCGGGCGGCCGTTCACCCAGGAGCTGGCACACGCCTATGCGGCGGAGCAGCACCTGGTGTTCGCCTGCGGCCGCTACGAGGGCATCGACCAGCGCGTCGTCGACGACGCGGCCCGCCGGATGCCGGTCGACGAGGTGTCGATCGGCGACTACGTCCTGGTCGGCGGCGAGGCGGCGGTGCTGGTCATCGTCGAGGCCGTCGTCCGGCTGCTGCCCGGCGTGCTCGGCAACGCGCGTTCGGCCGCCGAGGACTCGTTCTCCGACGGCCTGCTCGAAGGGCCCAGCTACACGCGCCCGGAGGTGTGGCGGGACCTGGCCGTGCCGGACGTGCTGCGGTCGGGCAACCACGCGCTGATCGACCGCTGGCGGCGTGACCAGGCTCTCGAACGCACGGCCCGGCGCCGCCCCGATCTCCTGGCGGCGCTGCCGGAAGGTAGTCTCGACAAGCACGATCGCGGGGTCCTGGAGGGCTTGGACCCCGAGCGGGCCAAGGGGCCGGTTACTTGA
- a CDS encoding TetR/AcrR family transcriptional regulator, whose amino-acid sequence MSRVKEFDVGEACDSALTLFRRQGYEATSVSDLVTHLGVAKASLYATFGTKHDLYVTALKRYAERTDARVMAQLSEPGSGVAAVRRLFDGYTAEILGDDTRMGCFVVNAAIELLPHDPEVARLVERSWDTLEVALTMALERAKAQDELPAGSDPATLARFLLTVLQGLRVLGKGTDAASRVHAAVSQAMRLLIQE is encoded by the coding sequence ATGTCCCGGGTCAAGGAGTTCGACGTCGGCGAAGCCTGCGACAGCGCCCTCACGCTCTTCCGGCGCCAGGGGTACGAGGCGACGTCCGTCAGTGACCTCGTCACGCACCTCGGCGTCGCCAAGGCCAGTCTGTACGCCACCTTCGGCACGAAGCACGACCTCTACGTCACGGCGCTGAAGCGCTACGCGGAACGAACCGACGCACGGGTGATGGCCCAGTTGTCGGAGCCGGGTTCCGGGGTGGCCGCGGTGCGCCGGCTGTTCGACGGCTACACAGCGGAAATCCTGGGCGACGACACGAGAATGGGCTGCTTCGTCGTCAACGCGGCGATCGAACTGCTCCCCCACGACCCCGAAGTCGCACGGCTGGTGGAACGCAGCTGGGACACGCTCGAGGTCGCGCTCACCATGGCGCTGGAGCGCGCGAAGGCCCAGGACGAACTCCCCGCCGGAAGCGACCCCGCGACGCTCGCACGTTTCCTCCTCACCGTGCTTCAGGGGTTGCGTGTCCTGGGCAAGGGCACCGATGCCGCAAGCCGGGTGCACGCGGCCGTCTCTCAGGCCATGCGCCTGCTCATTCAAGAATGA
- the rimM gene encoding ribosome maturation factor RimM (Essential for efficient processing of 16S rRNA), whose amino-acid sequence MDVVVGRIAKAHGIRGELAVDVRTDSPEERFRIGAAVVTKLRDGSKRELTIAAAREHSGRLLVRFEEVPTRDVAETLRGALLLADTATLPPTEDPDEFYDHELAGLRAELTDGTVVGTVVEVVHSPAGELLELDVEGREVLVPFVRAIVPTVDVAGGRVVLDPPEGLLDE is encoded by the coding sequence ATGGACGTCGTAGTCGGCCGCATCGCGAAAGCGCACGGCATCCGCGGGGAACTCGCGGTGGACGTGCGCACGGATTCGCCGGAAGAGCGGTTCAGGATCGGTGCGGCCGTCGTGACGAAGCTGCGTGACGGCAGCAAGAGGGAACTCACCATCGCAGCCGCCCGCGAACACAGCGGGCGGCTGCTGGTGCGTTTCGAGGAGGTCCCGACCCGTGACGTCGCCGAGACGCTGCGGGGCGCGCTGCTCCTGGCCGACACGGCCACGCTGCCGCCGACCGAGGACCCCGACGAGTTCTACGACCACGAGCTCGCCGGCCTGCGGGCCGAGCTGACCGACGGCACGGTCGTGGGCACGGTCGTCGAGGTCGTCCACTCGCCGGCGGGTGAACTCCTGGAGCTCGACGTCGAGGGCCGCGAGGTGCTCGTGCCGTTCGTCCGCGCGATCGTCCCGACCGTGGACGTCGCCGGCGGCCGGGTCGTCCTCGACCCGCCGGAAGGGCTCCTGGACGAATGA
- a CDS encoding Ku protein, with the protein MRAVWTGTIGFGSYAIPVKAYSATEEREIPLHQVHETDGGRVRVKRVCEVDGAEVPPEEMIRGYPVPGGDVVLLSDHELASLPMPGRTIAIRGFAPVPDVDPLWFAKSYYLEPEPAGTKPYVLFSEALQQSGRLALVSVALRRRETLGALRVRDQVIMLETMRWPDEVRTPDFPFQHADVDIRPGELRRAVNLVEELTGEFDPARYPDRYREAFQALVQAKIDGAEVVQPTAAEQAEGVTRLLAALQESAAEAEDERNAAVVKAKAAASRAAKARTTAKRAATRSRGRTKASG; encoded by the coding sequence ATGCGCGCAGTGTGGACGGGCACGATCGGCTTCGGCAGTTACGCCATCCCGGTGAAGGCGTACAGCGCCACCGAGGAGCGGGAAATCCCGCTGCACCAGGTGCACGAGACCGACGGCGGCCGCGTCCGCGTCAAGCGCGTGTGCGAGGTCGACGGCGCCGAGGTGCCGCCCGAGGAGATGATCCGCGGCTACCCGGTCCCCGGCGGCGACGTCGTCCTGCTCTCCGACCACGAGCTGGCGTCGCTCCCGATGCCGGGCCGCACGATCGCCATCCGCGGGTTCGCGCCGGTGCCCGACGTCGATCCGCTGTGGTTCGCGAAGAGCTACTACCTCGAACCCGAGCCGGCGGGCACGAAGCCGTACGTGCTGTTCAGCGAGGCGCTCCAGCAGTCGGGCCGGCTCGCGCTGGTCAGCGTCGCGCTGCGCCGCCGCGAGACGCTCGGTGCGCTGCGCGTGCGCGACCAGGTGATCATGCTGGAGACGATGCGGTGGCCGGACGAGGTGCGCACCCCCGACTTCCCCTTCCAGCACGCCGACGTCGACATCCGCCCCGGCGAGCTGCGGCGCGCGGTGAACCTGGTCGAGGAGCTGACCGGCGAGTTCGACCCCGCCCGGTACCCCGACCGTTACCGCGAGGCCTTCCAAGCGTTGGTCCAAGCGAAGATCGACGGTGCCGAGGTGGTCCAGCCGACGGCCGCCGAACAGGCCGAAGGCGTCACCCGCCTGCTGGCGGCGTTGCAGGAGAGCGCCGCCGAAGCGGAGGACGAGCGCAACGCGGCCGTCGTGAAGGCCAAGGCGGCGGCCTCGAGGGCCGCGAAGGCGCGTACGACGGCGAAGCGAGCCGCGACGCGCAGCCGGGGACGCACCAAGGCGTCCGGCTGA
- a CDS encoding RNA-binding protein, producing the protein MSFLADSLEHLVRGIVDNPDEVRVELLTTRRGRTLEVHVHPDDLGKVIGRGGRTATALRTVMGGIGGRGVRVDVVDTDR; encoded by the coding sequence GTGAGTTTCCTCGCGGACTCCCTCGAGCACCTGGTGCGCGGGATCGTCGACAACCCGGACGAGGTCCGGGTCGAGCTGCTGACCACCCGCCGTGGCCGCACGCTCGAGGTGCACGTGCACCCCGATGACCTCGGCAAGGTGATCGGCCGGGGCGGTCGCACCGCGACCGCCCTGCGCACCGTCATGGGTGGCATCGGTGGCCGCGGCGTCCGCGTGGACGTCGTCGACACCGACCGCTGA